In Pseudomonas fluorescens, a genomic segment contains:
- a CDS encoding TonB-dependent receptor family protein: MLLRQPPLLFAALTLTSLVQAEELQLAPVEVTSSEASAGEVAQTQLKSVPGGTNYIDMNSVQQGRVSTNEDVFKYQAGVYAKAANNEGVKLSIRGSGLNRSPGAHASGLYEMFDGLPLTGPGGTPYELKDQLWQSRVEVLRGANGFDQGALALGGSVNYVTRTGYDAPKLQVRYEAGSRGYGQREISSGQVLGDADYFVSLTGSESDGYQHQSTGSGKGVAANFGYRFNPDLETRFYFRYRETTNETPGKLTRDQINHDPRAANSLNAARDSKRLQPGSTWIANKTTLQLDDTSRLEVGLAYHDYPMDLREGTNRLKVAYTDISSTLKYIRQDTLFGHASTTTLGLRTTQAMPNNGASEYVRTPAGNTATFAPGTKTRDYSYLGSDTVLHLGNELELVPDLWLTTGLAAIYTRRETQVTYPEGQAPLSQHDWDYAPRIGLRYDFNPQLQVYGNLSRSVEPPHAWSMIWGSNKYFPAGSGAATGLQREGVNLKNQTATTLEIGGRGEAGFGQWDLALYRSEVRHELLTVETQAQTSTRNAIVAESNASPTVHQGVELSLLSPLWDGGRSGALALRQAYTFSDFHYRDDDRFGDNTLPGIPKHYYQAQLRYSHPTGFYTSLNTEHSSRVAVDYANSYTAAAYTLLGATVGYDAPKQDWQAWVDLRNLTNRRYANTVTPGYDDKGLDVARSTPGDGRGIYTGVSWSWR, translated from the coding sequence ATGCTTTTGCGTCAACCTCCGCTGCTGTTTGCCGCCTTGACCCTCACTTCACTGGTGCAAGCCGAAGAACTGCAACTGGCTCCGGTCGAAGTCACCAGTAGCGAAGCCAGCGCGGGCGAAGTGGCCCAGACGCAGCTCAAGAGCGTGCCTGGCGGCACCAACTACATAGACATGAACAGCGTGCAGCAGGGGCGGGTGAGCACCAATGAAGACGTGTTCAAGTACCAGGCTGGGGTGTACGCCAAGGCGGCCAATAACGAAGGCGTGAAGCTGTCGATCCGTGGCTCGGGCCTGAATCGCAGCCCGGGTGCCCATGCCTCGGGGCTGTATGAAATGTTCGACGGCTTGCCGCTCACCGGGCCTGGCGGTACGCCCTATGAACTCAAGGACCAGCTGTGGCAAAGCCGTGTCGAAGTGCTGCGCGGCGCCAATGGGTTCGATCAAGGCGCATTGGCCCTGGGCGGTTCAGTCAACTATGTGACCCGCACCGGCTACGACGCGCCCAAGTTGCAAGTGCGCTACGAGGCGGGCAGTCGCGGCTATGGCCAGCGGGAGATCAGCTCGGGCCAGGTGCTGGGGGACGCCGACTACTTCGTCAGCCTCACCGGTTCAGAGTCCGACGGCTACCAGCACCAGAGCACCGGCAGCGGCAAAGGGGTCGCGGCCAATTTCGGCTATCGCTTCAACCCGGACCTGGAAACGCGCTTTTACTTCCGTTACCGCGAAACCACCAATGAGACGCCCGGCAAGCTTACGCGCGACCAGATCAACCACGATCCGCGTGCCGCCAACAGCCTTAACGCCGCCCGCGATTCGAAGCGCCTGCAACCCGGCTCCACCTGGATCGCCAACAAAACCACGCTGCAGTTGGACGATACCTCGCGGCTCGAAGTCGGCCTGGCCTACCACGACTACCCCATGGACCTGCGTGAAGGCACCAATCGCCTGAAAGTCGCCTACACCGATATCAGCAGCACCCTGAAATACATCCGCCAGGACACGCTGTTCGGGCATGCCAGCACCACCACCCTCGGCCTGCGCACCACCCAGGCGATGCCGAACAATGGTGCGTCGGAATACGTGCGAACGCCCGCTGGCAATACGGCCACCTTTGCCCCCGGCACCAAGACCCGCGACTACAGCTACCTGGGCTCCGACACCGTGCTGCACCTCGGCAACGAGCTGGAACTGGTCCCGGACCTGTGGCTGACCACTGGCCTTGCCGCGATCTACACTCGCCGCGAAACCCAAGTCACCTATCCCGAAGGCCAGGCGCCGCTCAGTCAACATGACTGGGACTACGCGCCACGCATCGGCCTGCGTTATGACTTCAACCCGCAATTGCAGGTGTACGGCAACCTGAGCCGCTCGGTCGAGCCACCCCATGCCTGGTCGATGATCTGGGGGTCGAACAAATACTTCCCCGCAGGCAGTGGTGCGGCCACAGGTTTGCAACGCGAAGGCGTGAATCTGAAAAACCAGACCGCCACCACCCTGGAAATCGGCGGGCGCGGTGAAGCCGGGTTCGGCCAGTGGGACCTGGCGCTGTACCGTTCCGAAGTGCGCCACGAACTGCTCACCGTGGAAACCCAGGCGCAGACCTCGACCCGCAATGCCATCGTCGCAGAGTCCAATGCCAGCCCCACCGTGCACCAGGGCGTGGAACTGAGCCTGCTCAGCCCGTTGTGGGACGGTGGCCGCAGCGGCGCGCTCGCCCTGCGCCAGGCGTATACCTTCAGCGATTTCCACTACCGCGACGATGACCGCTTCGGCGACAACACGTTGCCGGGCATCCCCAAGCACTATTACCAGGCACAACTGCGCTACAGCCATCCGACCGGCTTCTACACCAGCCTCAACACCGAGCATTCCTCACGGGTGGCGGTGGACTACGCCAACTCCTACACCGCCGCCGCCTATACCTTGCTGGGTGCCACCGTTGGCTATGACGCGCCCAAGCAGGATTGGCAGGCCTGGGTCGACCTGCGCAACCTCACCAACCGGCGTTACGCCAACACCGTCACGCCCGGTTACGACGACAAGGGCCTGGACGTGGCCCGATCCACACCGGGCGACGGGCGTGGCATCTATACCGGGGTGTCATGGAGCTGGCGCTAA
- a CDS encoding helix-turn-helix domain-containing protein, protein MSFLHVIPEAPEPLPKPSNDDDVISLCVAHNLQRLRSKRHLSLDGLARACGVSRAMLAQIESGRSVPSIKVLCKIAKGLKVSVAAFLEDRAFEGVEVLPAQRSKRLVSADGAFVSRALFPYDTARQSEFYEIRLRALGEEISAGHGPGIQENLVVAQGVLEVSVNDERYLLSTGDSILFYADQPHRYRNPSDSEAVAFLVITYPERLD, encoded by the coding sequence ATGAGTTTTCTGCACGTGATTCCCGAAGCACCTGAACCGCTGCCCAAGCCCAGCAACGACGATGACGTCATCAGCCTCTGCGTGGCGCATAACCTGCAACGCCTGCGCAGCAAGCGCCACTTGTCGCTGGACGGCCTGGCACGTGCCTGCGGCGTCAGCCGGGCGATGTTGGCGCAGATCGAATCCGGGCGCAGCGTCCCGTCGATCAAGGTTCTGTGCAAGATCGCCAAGGGCTTGAAGGTATCGGTGGCGGCGTTTCTGGAAGACCGCGCGTTTGAAGGGGTTGAGGTACTGCCGGCGCAACGGAGTAAGCGCCTGGTGAGTGCTGACGGGGCCTTCGTCAGCCGCGCGTTATTTCCATACGATACGGCGCGCCAGTCCGAATTCTATGAGATTCGCCTGCGCGCCTTGGGCGAAGAAATTTCCGCAGGCCACGGCCCGGGCATCCAGGAAAACCTGGTGGTGGCCCAGGGCGTGCTGGAGGTCAGCGTCAACGACGAGCGCTATTTGCTTTCCACTGGCGACTCGATCCTGTTCTATGCCGACCAGCCCCACCGCTACCGCAACCCATCGGACAGCGAGGCGGTGGCGTTTCTGGTGATCACCTATCCGGAACGGTTGGATTAA